The following are encoded in a window of Caldicellulosiruptor danielii genomic DNA:
- the purE gene encoding 5-(carboxyamino)imidazole ribonucleotide mutase, translating to MKKPLVGIIMGSDSDLPVMKDAAKVLEDFGIDYEITIVSAHRTPERMFKYAKEAEERGIEVIIAGAGGAAHLPGMVASISSLPVIGVPVKTSSLNGLDSLLSIVQMPAGVPVATVAINNAKNAGILAAQILSIKYPNIRQKMVEYKEKMRVEVEEKAKGLESVGYEEYLKRRQDG from the coding sequence ATGAAAAAACCACTTGTTGGAATTATTATGGGGAGTGATTCTGACCTTCCTGTCATGAAAGATGCTGCGAAGGTTTTAGAGGATTTTGGAATAGATTATGAGATAACAATTGTTTCTGCTCACAGAACTCCTGAGAGGATGTTCAAATATGCAAAAGAGGCAGAGGAAAGGGGAATTGAGGTGATTATTGCTGGGGCTGGCGGTGCCGCACATCTTCCTGGCATGGTTGCTTCAATTTCCTCTCTGCCAGTTATTGGTGTTCCTGTAAAGACCTCTTCCTTAAATGGACTTGATTCTCTTTTATCAATTGTTCAGATGCCAGCAGGTGTTCCTGTTGCAACAGTTGCAATCAACAATGCTAAAAATGCTGGAATTTTAGCAGCTCAAATCCTGAGTATAAAGTATCCCAATATCAGACAAAAGATGGTTGAATATAAAGAGAAAATGAGAGTAGAAGTAGAAGAAAAAGCCAAAGGCTTAGAAAGTGTTGGGTATGAAGAATATCTTAAAAGGAGGCAGGATGGGTGA
- a CDS encoding OFA family MFS transporter — protein sequence MKKNHPENFRANNRRYIYILLGLIINLCLGSVYSWSVFRKPLEQVFKLSATESSLPYMFFLVFYAISMPLVGRVLDKFGPRMVSIVGGILVGIGWILAGFSNSLKYLVLGYGIIAGTGVGIAYGVPIAVSAKWFEDKRGFAVGLTVLGFGMSPLITAPIARKLIQIYGPLLTFRIIGVVFLIVVILLSIPLKFPFREKRTDERSKTKNDILSCSPTEMVKTKTFWALWFCFVVGTLSGLMAIGISSPVGQEIIKLSAEAAAVSVSIFAIFNGIGRPFFGWLTDKITPRFAAIFNFSLMFLASVGMFFAKEGMTLLFLITFSLLWLSLGGWLSIAPTATAQFFGTIHYSKNYGILFTGYGVGAILGNLISGKIRDIFGSYIFNFYITAILSIIGILIAFFYLKPVKNNQF from the coding sequence GTGAAAAAAAATCATCCTGAAAATTTTAGAGCAAATAATAGGCGTTATATTTATATATTATTGGGACTTATTATTAATTTATGCCTCGGTTCTGTATACTCATGGAGTGTGTTTAGAAAGCCGCTGGAGCAAGTATTTAAACTGAGTGCAACTGAAAGTAGTTTGCCATACATGTTTTTTCTTGTATTTTATGCTATTTCAATGCCGCTTGTGGGAAGGGTTTTAGATAAGTTTGGACCACGGATGGTATCAATAGTTGGAGGAATTTTAGTTGGTATTGGTTGGATTTTGGCGGGTTTTTCTAATAGTTTGAAGTATCTGGTTCTGGGGTATGGAATTATTGCAGGAACTGGAGTGGGGATTGCGTATGGGGTGCCAATTGCAGTTTCTGCGAAATGGTTTGAAGATAAAAGAGGTTTTGCAGTAGGGTTGACTGTCTTAGGATTTGGCATGTCACCTCTTATTACAGCACCTATAGCAAGAAAACTTATACAGATATATGGACCTCTTTTAACATTTAGAATAATAGGAGTAGTTTTTCTGATTGTTGTTATTTTATTATCAATCCCATTAAAGTTTCCATTTAGAGAAAAGAGAACTGATGAAAGATCTAAGACCAAAAACGATATACTTTCTTGTTCTCCTACTGAAATGGTAAAAACAAAAACCTTCTGGGCTCTTTGGTTTTGTTTTGTGGTAGGGACACTGAGTGGACTGATGGCGATTGGTATATCAAGCCCTGTTGGGCAGGAAATAATAAAGTTATCAGCTGAAGCTGCTGCTGTTTCAGTTTCTATCTTTGCTATATTTAACGGAATTGGGCGCCCATTTTTTGGATGGCTTACAGATAAAATTACACCAAGGTTTGCAGCAATATTTAATTTTTCTTTAATGTTTTTGGCATCGGTTGGTATGTTTTTTGCAAAAGAGGGAATGACTCTTTTGTTTCTAATAACTTTTAGCTTGTTGTGGTTAAGCTTAGGTGGTTGGCTCTCAATCGCTCCGACCGCAACCGCACAATTTTTTGGGACAATTCATTATAGTAAAAATTATGGTATTCTATTTACCGGATATGGGGTGGGGGCTATTTTGGGAAACTTAATATCTGGAAAGATTAGAGATATTTTTGGGAGTTATATATTTAACTTTTATATAACAGCTATTCTTTCTATTATTGGCATTTTGATTGCTTTTTTTTACTTAAAGCCAGTAAAAAATAATCAATTTTAA
- a CDS encoding ATP-binding protein, which produces MIRKIVKINNEKCNGCGLCVNACIEGAIELVNGKAKLVSEEYCDGLGNCLPVCPTGAIEIIEAEAKPFNEKAVEERLNQKKQREQFSCMCPGSQERVIERSSKLEASEEKNQKLEETKEELSQLVNWPVQLNLVNPYAKFFDDAHILIAADCVAYAYASFHRDFMKGKVTIIGCPKLDNIEYYYEKILEIIQNHNIKSITVVKMEVPCCNGIASIVKKAMLQAQKILPYQEVTITTDGGIKE; this is translated from the coding sequence ATGATAAGAAAGATTGTAAAGATCAACAATGAAAAATGCAATGGGTGCGGACTGTGTGTGAATGCTTGTATTGAGGGTGCGATTGAGCTTGTAAATGGCAAGGCAAAACTTGTCAGTGAAGAATACTGTGACGGACTTGGCAACTGTCTTCCTGTTTGCCCAACAGGGGCAATTGAGATAATTGAGGCAGAAGCAAAACCATTCAATGAAAAGGCTGTGGAAGAAAGACTCAATCAGAAAAAACAGCGTGAGCAGTTTTCATGTATGTGTCCTGGTTCTCAGGAAAGAGTAATTGAAAGAAGTAGCAAGCTCGAAGCTTCAGAGGAAAAAAATCAAAAGTTAGAAGAGACCAAAGAAGAATTATCTCAACTTGTTAACTGGCCGGTGCAGCTAAATCTTGTAAATCCTTATGCAAAGTTTTTTGATGACGCACATATACTCATTGCTGCCGACTGTGTTGCCTATGCATATGCGTCTTTCCACAGAGATTTTATGAAAGGAAAAGTAACAATAATAGGATGTCCAAAGCTTGATAATATTGAATACTACTACGAAAAAATTTTAGAAATTATCCAAAATCATAACATAAAGAGCATTACAGTTGTCAAGATGGAAGTTCCATGTTGCAACGGTATCGCAAGCATAGTTAAAAAGGCTATGCTTCAGGCACAGAAGATTTTGCCGTATCAAGAGGTAACAATTACCACCGATGGTGGTATAAAAGAATAA
- a CDS encoding 5-(carboxyamino)imidazole ribonucleotide synthase — protein MFFEEFVVNYIWKGEMKKNMNYSTFGFPIKKIGIIGGGQLGKMLALKAKQMGFYVISLDPSPECPAASVSDELIVSDFYNSEKLKELIEKCDIATYEIEHINTQVLKDLYDKGYQIYPSPYCLEVIQDKYKQKQMFKSANLPVPRFEKVTHLDVSFFEKFGFPCVQKASKGGYDGRGVVVIKDKEDLNKVLETESFVEELVDVKKELAVMVARNKRGDVRSYPVVEMVFDESANILDLLIAPARIDQKIAQRAREIAIKVVEVLDGVGVFGVELFLTKDGEVLINEVAPRPHNSGHYTIEACMTSQFEQHIRAICDLPLGSTKQLLPAVMINLLGEKNYKGRPKIEGLAESLSIEGVSFHFYGKNMTAPFRKMGHVTILDESLEVAIEKAKRVKEVLKIKAEV, from the coding sequence TTGTTTTTTGAAGAGTTTGTGGTAAACTATATTTGGAAAGGAGAGATGAAGAAAAATATGAACTACAGCACTTTTGGTTTTCCTATAAAGAAAATTGGAATTATTGGTGGCGGACAGCTGGGCAAGATGCTTGCCCTAAAAGCGAAACAGATGGGTTTTTATGTTATTTCTTTAGACCCCAGCCCTGAGTGTCCTGCTGCTTCAGTTTCTGATGAGCTAATTGTAAGTGATTTTTACAACTCTGAAAAATTAAAAGAGCTTATTGAAAAATGCGATATTGCCACTTATGAGATAGAACATATCAACACTCAAGTTTTAAAAGACCTTTACGATAAGGGATATCAAATTTATCCATCACCTTATTGTTTGGAAGTCATTCAAGACAAATACAAACAAAAGCAAATGTTCAAAAGTGCAAACCTTCCCGTACCAAGGTTTGAAAAGGTAACTCACTTGGATGTATCTTTTTTTGAGAAGTTTGGTTTCCCGTGTGTTCAGAAGGCTTCAAAAGGCGGCTATGATGGAAGAGGAGTTGTTGTAATAAAGGATAAAGAAGATTTAAATAAAGTGCTTGAGACAGAATCTTTTGTAGAGGAGTTAGTAGATGTAAAAAAAGAATTGGCAGTAATGGTTGCCAGGAACAAGAGAGGTGACGTTAGAAGCTATCCTGTTGTTGAGATGGTTTTTGATGAATCAGCAAACATCCTTGATCTGTTAATTGCACCGGCAAGGATTGACCAAAAGATAGCACAAAGAGCAAGAGAAATAGCAATCAAAGTGGTTGAAGTTCTGGATGGTGTTGGCGTGTTTGGAGTTGAACTATTTTTGACAAAGGATGGCGAAGTTTTGATAAATGAAGTTGCTCCAAGACCACATAATTCTGGGCATTATACAATAGAAGCATGCATGACAAGTCAGTTTGAACAGCATATAAGAGCTATCTGTGACTTGCCACTCGGTAGTACAAAGCAACTTTTACCAGCAGTGATGATAAACCTCTTGGGCGAAAAAAATTACAAAGGAAGACCAAAGATAGAGGGCTTGGCGGAAAGTTTGTCTATAGAAGGAGTTTCGTTTCATTTCTATGGTAAGAATATGACAGCACCTTTTAGAAAAATGGGGCATGTGACAATACTTGATGAAAGTTTAGAAGTAGCAATTGAAAAAGCTAAGAGAGTTAAAGAAGTGCTTAAAATTAAAGCGGAGGTGTAA
- a CDS encoding DUF4914 family protein translates to MTRLLNLKVKDEVYEILSNCKGIIMPEKRLDFIDLSLGGNKNMVFEVKYEVEGKGEVVEAIVTRCKNGIVVNYPDVYMRRRDPDSLIIGDDGETDKQRYKDIYGDNFEALRKETFEWLKKQELIVYGFYAGGKKHGYPALVIAPLNAAFFGFALADIQGFIPKSEFEKIDVFEPKAVIYVAPPFRHTHFNGKQVVVHNRLNGVHEIFSYNLYPGPSAKKGVYGVLLNIGEMEGWVAAHASTVRIVTPYDNVITIMHEGASGGGKSEMCQQMHREKDNRVLLGENIITKERIYLEIKESCEIHPVTDDIALVHPSLQTGSKMIVKDAEQGWFVRLDNIPQYGTDPQLERLCIHPPEPLIFLNVEGVPGSTCLIWEHTMDEPGKPCPNPRVILPRRFIPNIVDEPVEVDIRSFGVRTPPCTKQKPSYGIIGMFHLLPPALAWLWRLVSPRGHANPSITQAEALSSEGVGSYWPFATGLMVKQANLLLEQILQFTKTQYILIPNQHIGAYKVGFMPQWITREYLAKRGNVKLRPDQLKPAKLPLLGWALEYMKVEGTYIPKFLLQVELQQEVGEEAYMEGAKILTEFFKKEIIKFKTLDLHPLGRKIIECCLDDGSLDDYVSLIK, encoded by the coding sequence ATGACCAGACTTCTTAACTTAAAGGTAAAAGATGAAGTTTATGAAATTTTAAGCAACTGCAAAGGAATAATTATGCCAGAAAAGAGACTTGATTTTATAGATTTATCACTTGGTGGAAACAAGAATATGGTGTTTGAGGTAAAGTATGAGGTAGAAGGTAAGGGCGAAGTAGTTGAAGCGATAGTTACAAGATGTAAAAATGGTATTGTTGTAAATTATCCGGATGTGTACATGAGAAGGAGAGACCCAGATAGCTTAATTATTGGTGATGATGGTGAAACTGATAAACAGAGATACAAAGATATTTATGGAGACAATTTTGAAGCCTTAAGAAAGGAAACATTTGAGTGGTTAAAAAAGCAAGAATTAATAGTGTATGGCTTCTATGCTGGAGGGAAGAAACATGGATATCCTGCTTTGGTTATAGCACCGCTTAATGCTGCATTTTTTGGATTTGCGCTTGCTGATATCCAGGGGTTTATTCCAAAAAGTGAATTTGAAAAGATTGATGTTTTTGAACCAAAAGCAGTGATATATGTAGCTCCACCTTTTAGACATACACATTTTAATGGAAAACAAGTGGTTGTGCACAATAGGTTAAATGGCGTCCATGAAATATTTTCATATAACTTGTACCCAGGACCAAGTGCTAAAAAAGGAGTATATGGTGTGCTTTTGAACATTGGCGAAATGGAGGGATGGGTTGCTGCACATGCTTCGACTGTTAGGATTGTTACACCATATGACAATGTGATAACAATCATGCACGAGGGAGCAAGTGGTGGCGGAAAGAGTGAAATGTGCCAGCAGATGCATAGAGAAAAAGACAATAGAGTCTTGCTTGGAGAAAATATTATAACCAAAGAAAGAATTTACCTTGAGATAAAAGAATCTTGCGAGATACATCCTGTGACAGACGATATAGCACTTGTTCATCCAAGCCTTCAAACAGGTTCAAAAATGATTGTAAAAGACGCAGAACAAGGTTGGTTTGTAAGGCTTGATAACATTCCACAATACGGTACGGATCCACAGCTTGAAAGGCTTTGCATTCATCCACCGGAGCCGTTAATATTCTTGAACGTAGAAGGTGTACCCGGTTCAACTTGTCTTATATGGGAACACACAATGGATGAACCAGGAAAACCTTGCCCTAATCCGAGAGTTATTTTGCCTCGCAGGTTTATTCCGAACATTGTGGATGAACCTGTTGAGGTTGACATACGAAGCTTTGGAGTGAGAACACCACCTTGCACTAAGCAAAAGCCGAGCTACGGTATTATAGGGATGTTTCACCTTTTACCACCTGCATTGGCATGGCTATGGAGGCTTGTTAGCCCCCGTGGCCATGCAAATCCAAGCATAACACAGGCTGAAGCTTTGAGCTCTGAAGGAGTTGGTTCTTATTGGCCATTTGCAACAGGACTTATGGTAAAGCAAGCAAATCTTTTGCTTGAACAGATTTTGCAGTTTACAAAAACTCAGTATATTCTTATTCCAAACCAGCACATAGGTGCATACAAGGTTGGTTTTATGCCGCAATGGATAACAAGAGAGTATTTAGCAAAAAGAGGAAATGTGAAATTAAGACCTGACCAGTTAAAGCCTGCAAAGCTACCGCTTTTGGGATGGGCACTTGAATACATGAAAGTTGAAGGAACTTATATACCAAAGTTTTTACTCCAGGTTGAACTTCAGCAAGAGGTTGGTGAAGAAGCCTACATGGAAGGTGCAAAGATTTTGACAGAATTTTTTAAGAAAGAGATTATAAAATTCAAAACATTGGATTTACACCCACTTGGAAGAAAAATTATAGAATGCTGCTTGGATGATGGGAGCTTAGATGACTATGTATCCTTGATAAAATAG
- the hcp gene encoding hydroxylamine reductase: MIQTDMFCFQCEQTAGGKGCTKVGVCGKDSRVATLQDLLLYQLKGIAYLGSKILAEGKKIDEGTTKFMMDALFSTLTNVNFDEKRFVRYILEADSVKENLKNQVSNLDNLPAAVYYRPPEDVEKMIADGKKVGILADDIDEDIRSLRELLIYGLKGMAAYAHHAYRLGYKDIEVNNFFFTALANTLDSNLSADELYNLCMELGKKNFKCMEILDKAHTKTFGHPQPTEVLISRKKGPFIIVSGHDLKDLKELLEQTEGKGINIYTHGEMLPAHGYPELKKYKHLVGNYGGAWQDQQKEFDGIPGCILMTTNCLQKPRDSYKDRIFTTGVVGFDGVAHIEEVNGKKDFTPIIQKALELGGWQEDEEEKKILVGFAHNTVLGVANKIIEAVKSGQIKHFFLIGGCDGAKPGRNYYTEFAEKTPKDTLILTLACGKYRFNKKDFGIVAEFPRLLDVGQCNDAYSAIIIAIELAKAFGVDVNELPLTLVLSWFEQKAVAILLTLLSLGIKNIYLGPSLPAFVSPNILQVLVERFNIKPISNPENDLNEILSKK; encoded by the coding sequence ATGATTCAAACTGATATGTTTTGTTTCCAATGCGAGCAGACAGCAGGTGGGAAAGGCTGTACAAAGGTCGGTGTTTGCGGTAAAGACAGCAGAGTTGCTACACTTCAGGATCTTCTCTTATATCAGTTAAAAGGCATTGCATACTTGGGTAGCAAAATTTTAGCTGAAGGGAAAAAAATTGACGAAGGTACAACCAAATTTATGATGGATGCTCTATTCTCTACACTTACAAATGTGAACTTTGATGAGAAAAGATTTGTAAGGTATATTCTTGAAGCAGACAGCGTGAAAGAAAATCTAAAAAATCAAGTTTCAAACTTAGATAATCTACCGGCTGCCGTTTACTATCGACCACCAGAAGATGTTGAAAAGATGATAGCAGATGGGAAAAAGGTTGGAATTCTGGCAGATGACATTGATGAGGATATCAGGTCTTTGAGAGAGCTCCTTATTTATGGTTTAAAAGGAATGGCTGCATATGCTCATCATGCATATAGGCTTGGCTACAAAGATATTGAGGTGAACAACTTCTTCTTTACTGCACTTGCAAACACGCTGGACAGTAATTTGTCAGCAGATGAGCTTTACAACCTTTGTATGGAACTTGGAAAGAAGAACTTCAAATGTATGGAAATTTTGGATAAAGCTCACACTAAGACTTTTGGTCATCCACAGCCAACAGAAGTTTTGATTTCCAGGAAAAAAGGACCATTTATAATTGTCTCTGGGCATGATTTAAAAGACTTAAAAGAGCTTTTAGAGCAAACAGAAGGAAAAGGAATAAATATCTATACACACGGTGAGATGCTTCCTGCGCATGGTTATCCAGAGCTAAAGAAATACAAACATCTTGTTGGTAATTATGGTGGAGCATGGCAGGATCAGCAGAAGGAATTTGACGGCATTCCAGGTTGTATCTTGATGACCACAAACTGTTTACAAAAACCACGCGACAGTTACAAAGACAGAATATTTACAACGGGTGTTGTTGGGTTTGATGGTGTTGCACACATTGAAGAAGTAAATGGCAAAAAGGACTTCACACCAATTATTCAAAAGGCATTAGAACTTGGTGGCTGGCAGGAGGACGAAGAAGAAAAGAAAATCCTTGTTGGATTTGCTCACAATACTGTGCTTGGTGTTGCAAACAAGATAATTGAGGCTGTTAAGAGTGGTCAGATCAAGCATTTCTTCCTGATTGGTGGATGCGATGGTGCAAAGCCAGGTAGAAACTACTATACAGAGTTTGCTGAAAAAACTCCAAAAGACACACTTATTTTGACGCTTGCATGTGGAAAGTATAGATTCAATAAAAAAGACTTTGGGATAGTTGCTGAATTTCCAAGGCTTTTAGATGTTGGACAGTGCAACGATGCATATTCTGCAATCATCATCGCAATTGAACTTGCAAAGGCTTTTGGAGTTGATGTAAATGAATTGCCGCTTACACTTGTCCTTTCGTGGTTTGAACAAAAAGCAGTAGCGATACTTTTGACACTGCTATCCCTTGGTATTAAAAACATCTACTTGGGTCCATCACTGCCAGCATTTGTTTCACCAAATATTCTGCAGGTACTTGTTGAGAGATTCAATATAAAACCTATTTCAAACCCAGAGAATGATTTGAACGAAATTTTGTCAAAAAAATAA
- a CDS encoding DUF2294 domain-containing protein gives MTKGQIEAKISEAVSKFEIEYMGRGPKQIKTIITEDIIVVRLIGFLSPTEKKLAQTKEGIELIKKVRATLFENAKDDLANLIKQVIDVDIAGIYSDVNTVNGEKVIVITLNEDLEKKLSQ, from the coding sequence ATGACAAAAGGGCAGATTGAAGCAAAGATTAGTGAGGCAGTAAGCAAGTTCGAAATAGAATACATGGGCAGAGGACCAAAGCAGATAAAAACTATAATTACAGAGGATATTATTGTAGTAAGACTGATTGGTTTTTTAAGTCCCACAGAAAAAAAGCTTGCACAAACTAAGGAAGGAATTGAACTTATTAAAAAGGTGAGAGCAACTTTATTTGAAAATGCAAAAGATGATTTGGCAAACTTAATAAAACAGGTAATTGATGTTGACATTGCTGGCATTTATTCTGATGTGAACACAGTAAATGGCGAAAAAGTAATTGTAATAACTCTAAATGAAGACTTAGAAAAAAAATTGAGTCAGTAA